One window of Gymnogyps californianus isolate 813 chromosome 10, ASM1813914v2, whole genome shotgun sequence genomic DNA carries:
- the SELENOT gene encoding thioredoxin reductase-like selenoprotein T yields the protein MRAAVLLLALPVLLLALAAGPGGGSAEQGGLPARKLRMAYATGPLLKFQICVSUGYRRVFEEYMRVISQRYPDIRIEGENYLPQPIYRHIASFLSVFKLVLIGLIIVGKDPFAFFGMQAPSIWQWGQENKVYACMMVFFLSNMIENQCMSTGAFEITLNDVPVWSKLESGHLPSMQQLVEILDNEMKLNVHMESMPHHRS from the exons ATGCGGGCGgccgtgctgctgctggcgctgccggtgctgctgctggcgctggcggcggggccgggcggcggctcGGCGGAGCAGGGCGGCCTGCCGGCCAGGAAGCTGCGCATGGCCTACGCCACCGGGCCGCTGCTCAAGTTCCAGATCTG TGTCTCCTGAGGCTACAGGCGGGTGTTTGAGGAGTACATGCGGGTTATTAGCCAGCGGTACCCAGACATCCGAATTGAAGGGGAGAACTACCTTCCTCAACCTATATATAG GCACATAGCATCCTTCCTGTCTGTCTTCAAACTAGTATTAATAGGCTTAATAATCGTTGGCAAGGatccatttgctttctttggcATGCAAGCTCCAAGCATCTGGCAGTGGGGCCAAGAAAATAAG GTTTATGCTTGTATGATGGTCTTCTTCCTGAGCAACATGATTGAGAACCAGTGTATGTCAACAGGtgcatttgaaataactttGAATG ATGTTCCAGTGTGGTCTAAGCTAGAGTCTGGCCACCTTCCTTCCATGCAGCAGCTTGTAGAAATTCTTGATAACGAAATGAAGCTCAATGTGCACATGGAGTCAATGCCTCATCATCGATCATAG
- the ERICH6 gene encoding glutamate-rich protein 6 has product METSGSVEPPATQEPPGISVSMQAEASWLHEHAYRKSTLSEEFSSLDVLCDMEFKEDFVKLFKKSLRTLPSVGLPPLLAYRPESSRENIQIETEEDSAPSCEYCGSLLKPFPSFQDVCPPSQDYESKFCCERNRDLYEFIVNERKNHEGACSVPVAVGPHESHGTEADRLLSKERAYQRQQERQMARQLAFLAAEPTSVAECSNQAGTISYLLSREPPSPTGRTLVPGERAAEPEEEPVSYSITCCDFTRVGGKAVKNELLEKYYKHGGKFLTVLPDGTAQLFYPSGNLAIIVVREKNRLICIVQEDKPNNAEIQAVFKSNGRGTCYYPNGAVWINMSIQGGQYLDQAGSRVRRWTWPNSVMSSGPQVPLSPIFISLNRHVGVRILGQDKIAVSFLAMGQQAKFNVGTKVQVSDVGRLPPPARLGEDELLLLAFRVRILRLFDRLRGCLNFPSNEQWDKIKPPAYLITQTLKILQLCTTSDISDELRSSVRAIVNAEV; this is encoded by the exons ATGGAAACGTCGGGCAGCGTCGAACCCCCTGCGACGCAGGAGCCGCCAGGAATTTCAGTGTCGATGCAGGCAGAAGCTAGCTGGCTTCATGAACACGCCTACAGAAAGTCAA CCCTCTCAGAAGAGTTCAGCAGCTTAGATGTTTTGTGTGACATGGAG TTCAAAGAAGATTTTGTGAAGCTGTTCAAGAAATCGCTGCGCACGCTCCCCTCCGTTGGCCTGCCTCCCCTTCTGGCCTACAGACCCGAATCGTCACGAGAAAACATACAGATCGAG ACAGAGGAGGACTCCGCTCCGAGCTGCGAGTACTGTGGCAGCCTGCTGAAGCCGTTCCCTTCCTTCCAAGACGTTTGCCCACCGTCACAGGATTATGAATCA aaatTCTGCTGCGAGCGTAATCGAGACCTCTACGAGTTCATCGTAAACGAGAGGAAGAACCACGAAGGCGCTTGCAGCGTTCCCGTTGCTGTCGGCCCCCATGAATCCCACGGCACCGAAGCTGACAGGCTGCTGTCAAAGGAGAGAGCATACCAGAG gcagcaggagagacAAATGGCCAGACAGTTAGCTTTCCTGGCAGCAGAGCCGACGAGTGTAGCTGAAT GTTCGAATCAAGCTGGCACGATTTCCTACCTGCTGTCCCGGGAGCCCCCATCGCCAACGGGCCGGACGCTGGTGCCTGGTGAGAGAGCGGCAGAGCCGGAGGAGGAGCCCGTCTCCTACAGCATCACCTGCTGCGATTTCACCCGTGTGGGTGGAAAGGCAG TGAAGAATGAATTGTTGGAAAAATACTACAAACATGGAGGGAAATTCCTTACCGTGCTTCCAGATGGAACAGCGCAGTTATT CTATCCATCTGGAAATCTGGCAATCATTGTTGTACGAGAGAAAAACCGGCTCATTTGCATAGTACAGGAAGACAAGCCGAATAATGCCGAAATACAAGCAGTATTTAAGTCCAATGGCAGAGGTACTTGCTATTATCCGAACGGAGCTGTGTG GATCAACATGAGTATTCAGGGAGGGCAGTATTTGGACCAAGCAGGCAGCAGGGTGAGAAGGTGGACGTGGCCGAACAGCGTCATGTCATCAGGACCCCAGGTCCCGCTGAGCCCCATCTTCATCTCCCTGAACCGGCACGTGGGGGTCAGGATCCTGGGCCAGGACAAGATCGCCGTTTCCTTCCTCGCCATGGGGCAACAAGCAAAATTCAACGTGGGAACCAAAGTGCAG GTCAGTGATGTTGGCCGGCTGCCTCCTCCCGCCCGGCTGGGCGAAGATGAGCTCCTGCTGCTTGCCTTCAGGGTGAGGATTCTGCGCCTCTTTGACAGACTGCGTGGATGCTTAAACTTTCCTTCTAATGAGCAATGGGACAAAATTAAGCCTCCGGCGTACCTTATCACACAGACTTTAAAGATCTTACAGCTTTGCACAACTTCTGACATAAGCGATGAGCTACGCAGCTCGGTCAGGGCGATAGTAAATGCTGAAGTCTGA